A genomic segment from Nitrospira sp. encodes:
- a CDS encoding diguanylate cyclase/phosphodiesterase (GGDEF & EAL domains) with PAS/PAC sensor(s), with translation MTRLSDLVREQSKGGQAPNATRPGGSDGVQRSCTISAKPVVANDDAVGELYSEAEQELQHLIQAVRSQAALPIDRLTQLAADIGSRMQRNDDLLVRVLAGRLGRPLVHNPINVAILAAKLALGLGYEPEAVQRVTLAGLLHDIGMGLLPESLVDKAEPFSRQDRELLEQHPQKGFQLLAALGSRYEWLATVVKQEHERWGGQGYPGRLQGAQIHEYAQIIGLGDTLDAMINPRPYRRQVLPHFALRDCMVKMKGTFSPSLIKTLVDQLSLYPLGTFVRLNTGEVGVVSLLNRRYPLRPHLAITQLPGSDAQEPGKHVDLSQTSSLYIVEVLKPQDVG, from the coding sequence GTGACTCGGTTATCCGATCTCGTTCGAGAACAGTCCAAGGGAGGTCAGGCTCCGAACGCCACTCGTCCGGGTGGGAGCGATGGGGTCCAGCGTTCCTGCACGATCAGCGCAAAGCCGGTCGTCGCGAACGATGATGCCGTGGGGGAATTGTATTCCGAAGCCGAACAGGAGCTGCAGCATCTGATACAGGCCGTCCGTTCCCAGGCCGCCCTACCGATCGATCGATTGACGCAGCTTGCCGCAGACATCGGCAGCCGAATGCAACGGAATGACGACTTACTGGTCCGTGTGCTGGCCGGTCGTCTGGGCCGTCCCCTTGTGCATAACCCGATCAACGTGGCGATTCTGGCGGCGAAGCTGGCTCTTGGTCTGGGGTACGAACCAGAAGCCGTGCAACGGGTGACCCTTGCAGGGCTGCTCCACGACATCGGCATGGGCTTGCTGCCGGAATCGCTGGTCGATAAGGCTGAACCGTTCAGCCGTCAAGATCGCGAACTGCTGGAGCAACATCCGCAGAAGGGCTTCCAGCTGCTGGCCGCGCTCGGCAGTCGGTACGAGTGGTTGGCGACGGTGGTGAAGCAAGAGCATGAACGCTGGGGCGGGCAGGGCTATCCCGGGCGGCTGCAGGGGGCACAGATCCATGAGTACGCACAGATCATCGGATTGGGCGATACCTTGGATGCCATGATCAACCCACGTCCCTATCGGCGCCAGGTGTTGCCGCATTTCGCATTGCGTGACTGTATGGTGAAGATGAAGGGGACCTTCTCGCCGTCTCTCATCAAGACGCTGGTGGACCAGCTCTCGCTGTATCCGCTCGGCACGTTCGTCAGGTTGAACACGGGCGAAGTCGGGGTCGTGAGTCTCTTGAATCGGCGGTATCCGTTACGCCCGCACCTCGCCATCACCCAATTGCCGGGGTCGGACGCGCAAGAGCCGGGCAAGCATGTGGACCTGAGCCAAACATCGAGTCTGTACATCGTCGAAGTGTTGAAACCACAGGACGTCGGGTAG